In one window of uncultured Acetobacteroides sp. DNA:
- a CDS encoding efflux RND transporter periplasmic adaptor subunit, whose protein sequence is MIQHRLLMPSIILLSALAMASCVGGSKGGAEEKEGEVLPDDVVELRADQIKMANIEMGAVENRTLNGTLKVNGVVSVAPQNLATVCMPMGGFVKSTSLIPGCAVRKGQVLATLENQEFVDVQQQYLEAKSKYEFAENDYKRHNDLYKDDVYSKQNVQQVTADYKSLKAQVKALEQKLGLIGINPSKLHAENISRSVPVLSPISGFVKTVNVNIGKYVAPSDVLFEIVNGDKLFLELTLFEKDADKVSVGQKIHFFINNETEQHEGVIYQTGKSVNADKTYKVYASVTKRCKNVIPGMYVNAVIDASSSNVAALPSDAIVSFDDKDYIFVFDRNKTEKGKPVTEYRMVEVHKGVASGGFTEVTLPEKFDVKTAKVVVKGAYNLLSAKKNAGEMSC, encoded by the coding sequence ATGATACAACATAGATTACTTATGCCTTCCATAATCCTGCTCTCGGCGTTAGCGATGGCTTCGTGTGTCGGAGGCAGTAAAGGCGGAGCAGAAGAAAAGGAGGGAGAGGTTCTTCCCGATGATGTGGTCGAACTCCGTGCCGACCAGATTAAGATGGCCAACATCGAGATGGGGGCTGTTGAAAATCGAACGTTGAACGGTACGCTTAAGGTAAACGGCGTAGTTTCTGTCGCCCCACAGAACTTGGCCACGGTTTGCATGCCAATGGGAGGCTTTGTGAAAAGTACTTCGCTGATTCCGGGCTGTGCCGTTCGTAAAGGGCAGGTGCTTGCTACCTTGGAGAATCAGGAGTTCGTGGATGTCCAGCAACAGTATCTGGAGGCGAAGAGCAAGTACGAATTTGCAGAAAATGATTATAAGCGACACAACGATCTGTACAAGGATGATGTCTACTCTAAGCAGAACGTTCAACAGGTTACAGCCGATTACAAGAGCCTAAAAGCTCAGGTAAAGGCGCTAGAGCAGAAGTTGGGGCTTATCGGTATAAATCCATCTAAGCTGCATGCCGAAAATATCAGCAGATCGGTTCCGGTGCTCTCGCCAATATCAGGATTCGTGAAAACGGTGAATGTAAACATCGGTAAGTACGTAGCACCTTCTGATGTGCTATTCGAAATCGTAAATGGCGATAAACTTTTCCTCGAGCTTACCCTTTTCGAAAAGGATGCCGATAAGGTTTCTGTAGGGCAGAAGATTCACTTCTTCATCAATAACGAAACCGAGCAGCATGAGGGGGTAATCTACCAAACCGGTAAGTCGGTAAATGCCGATAAAACCTATAAGGTGTATGCCAGCGTGACCAAACGCTGCAAGAATGTAATTCCAGGCATGTACGTTAACGCCGTAATCGACGCTTCGAGCAGTAATGTGGCTGCACTTCCCTCTGATGCAATTGTAAGCTTCGACGATAAAGATTACATCTTTGTTTTTGATAGAAACAAAACCGAAAAAGGCAAGCCTGTTACCGAGTACCGTATGGTTGAAGTTCATAAGGGAGTTGCCAGCGGAGGTTTTACCGAGGTGACTCTGCCCGAAAAGTTCGATGTAAAGACTGCTAAAGTTGTAGTAAAAGGAGCCTATAACCTGCTTTCGGCAAAGAAGAACGCAGGCGAAATGAGCTGCTAA
- a CDS encoding O-acetylhomoserine aminocarboxypropyltransferase/cysteine synthase codes for MSANKLHFDTLQVHAGQEVDSATNSRAVPIYQTTSYTFNSSEHAANLFGLKEFGNIYTRLMNPTTDVFEKRVAALEGGVAALAVATGHAAQFIAINNILKEGDNFISSPYLYGGTYNQFKITFARLGVEVRFAESEKPEDFAKLIDENTKAIYAESIGNPSFVVPDFEALGALAAKHEIPFIVDNTFGAGGYTVRPLEHGANIVVESATKWIGGHGTTMGGVIVDGGNFNWANGKFPEISEVQDSYHGHSLWDLFGNVSYILKARLEGLRDFGSTISPFNSFQLIQGLETLSLRVERHNSNALKIAHWLDGHAKVKNVFFPGLVSHPSHEVAKKYLKNGFGSVLSFEINGTKEQTTKFVENLKLASHLANVGDAKTLIIQPSATTHSQLNEEAQRAAGVTPSQLRISVGIEYVDDIISDLEQAFNSI; via the coding sequence ATGTCAGCAAACAAATTACATTTCGATACACTTCAGGTACACGCAGGACAAGAGGTAGATAGCGCTACTAATTCTCGCGCAGTACCCATTTACCAAACGACATCGTATACTTTTAATAGCTCCGAACATGCTGCCAACCTTTTTGGACTAAAAGAGTTTGGAAATATCTATACTCGCCTGATGAACCCAACTACCGATGTGTTTGAGAAGCGTGTTGCTGCTCTCGAAGGCGGTGTGGCTGCGTTGGCGGTTGCAACGGGGCATGCTGCTCAATTTATTGCCATTAATAATATACTAAAGGAAGGGGATAACTTTATTTCGTCGCCTTACCTATATGGGGGAACCTACAACCAGTTTAAGATTACGTTTGCCCGTCTTGGGGTTGAAGTTCGCTTTGCCGAAAGCGAAAAACCGGAAGACTTTGCAAAACTGATCGACGAGAATACCAAGGCAATTTATGCAGAGTCTATTGGTAATCCATCGTTTGTTGTTCCCGATTTTGAGGCGCTTGGCGCTCTTGCCGCAAAGCATGAGATTCCTTTTATTGTAGATAACACCTTTGGCGCGGGTGGCTATACCGTCCGTCCTTTAGAGCATGGTGCAAACATTGTTGTTGAGTCGGCTACCAAGTGGATTGGAGGTCACGGAACCACTATGGGAGGTGTTATTGTAGATGGAGGTAACTTTAACTGGGCAAACGGTAAGTTTCCAGAAATATCGGAGGTTCAGGACTCCTACCATGGTCATTCGCTTTGGGACCTGTTTGGAAATGTTTCGTATATCCTAAAAGCACGACTGGAAGGTCTTCGCGATTTTGGATCAACAATCAGCCCATTCAATTCTTTTCAGCTGATACAAGGTCTCGAAACGCTTTCGCTTCGTGTAGAGAGGCATAATAGTAATGCCCTCAAAATAGCTCATTGGCTAGATGGTCATGCCAAGGTTAAAAACGTTTTTTTTCCAGGATTGGTGAGCCATCCAAGTCACGAAGTGGCAAAAAAATATTTGAAGAACGGCTTTGGTTCGGTGTTATCATTCGAGATTAACGGAACCAAGGAACAAACAACTAAGTTTGTTGAAAACCTTAAACTTGCTAGCCATCTTGCTAACGTGGGAGATGCCAAAACGCTTATTATTCAGCCATCGGCAACAACTCACTCTCAGCTTAACGAAGAGGCACAGCGTGCTGCAGGGGTAACCCCGTCTCAGCTTCGCATCTCAGTAGGAATAGAATATGTCGATGATATAATTAGCGATCTCGAACAAGCTTTTAATTCTATTTAG
- a CDS encoding CusA/CzcA family heavy metal efflux RND transporter — protein MIERIIHFSIKNKFIIGLLVLALTGWGIYSLIQLPVDAIPDITNNQVQVISRAPSLAVQEVESFITAPIEVAVANIPDIIELRSISRLGLSVVTVVFKDGVDLYWARQQLNEKLKEAEESIPPGLAKIELAPISSGLGEIYQYRLAVDKGLENKYTPMELRTLQDWVVRREMLGTPGVADINSYGGFVKEYEVAISPDRLRAMNLTLSDIFEALERNNENTGSAYIDKKPTSYFIRGIGLVKSLEDIGSIVVKSSSSGIPVLIRDVATVQYGSSTRYGALVVDTSEAVGGVVMMLKGANAHQVVENVETRIKSIQKSLPKGVHIEPFLNRSDLVGRAIGTVSKNLIEGALIVIFILVLLLGNLRAGLIVASVIPLSMLFALSLMNLFGVSGNLMSLGAIDFGLIVDGAVIIVESVVHRIFMSRHHHPGVERLTQQQMDENVFESAKRMMSSATFGQVIILIVYLPIMALVGIEGKMFRPMAQVVTFALVGAAILSLTYVPMISALFLSKRTEHKRSFSDKLMDKLHKGFTPLIDFALRRKRLVVYSAIGLFLVSVLLFSRLGGEFIPQLEEGDIAAGVITLQGGSLSNTIDQVKAANKILLENFPEIKHTVCKIGSSEIPTDPTPMETGDYVITMKDKSEWTSAKTREELAEKMEDKLSVLAGVKFEFQQPIQMRFNELLSGAKQDIAIKIFGDDLDVLSDKADEVEKIIRKIDGVEDINVEKVTGLEQVQVEYNRDRLAQYGLSVSDVNRTLQAAFAGSQAGVVFDQEKRFGLVVRLDKDYRHSLDDVKNLSVALPNGGQIPFDQIATVQIKSGPAQVSREDTKRRITIGFNVRNRDVQSVIAEVTSKIDKRITLPTGYYVTYGGQFQNLEAAKARLSVAVPVALLLIFVLLFFTFHSVKQSLLIFSAVPMSAIGGVFALWLRGMNFSISAGVGFIALFGVAVLNGIVLIAEFNRLEKEGITDIVERIRKGLHTRLRPVIMTAAVASLGFLPMALSTSAGAEVQKPLATVVIGGLISATFLTLVILPIFYIIFSTHSFRKLFSRKGTKVLSMLLLMVAGATFSNMLMAQQRPLSVDVKKAVQIALDSNLAVKASSYSVDAQRALVGASWDIPKTQLLGETGQLSSHSRDNRLTVSQTFAFPTVYVNQNKLARANVTSSEWQLKAAQLDVASQVKQVYYQLAYLYAKQRLLAYQDSLFAGFQRAAERRANVGETNRLEMVTARSQSLEMKNQLRQVKADLVIYKRNLQNLLNLDVEVNPTDTVLVRLPFTPVRDSAVLGANPTLGLAAQEVEISKYERKVELSRMMPDFSIGVSSQTIVGVQDVNGAPRTFGTGDRFTAIQAGISIPLWSTPYTSRSKAAKLKERVAQANAEYYSKSLAGTYTSLLDEYAKLSGTLDYYEKQALPEADNIIDQASRSYKGGALDYLEYILSLNRAMSVKQGYLDALNSYNQAIISIDSITGKIF, from the coding sequence ATGATAGAACGTATAATACATTTTTCGATAAAGAATAAGTTTATTATCGGGTTGCTGGTGTTGGCGTTAACCGGGTGGGGCATCTACTCGTTAATCCAGCTTCCTGTCGATGCCATCCCCGACATTACGAACAACCAGGTTCAGGTAATATCGCGCGCGCCATCGTTGGCGGTGCAGGAGGTGGAGAGCTTCATAACCGCCCCCATCGAAGTGGCGGTTGCCAATATCCCCGACATCATCGAGCTGCGCTCCATCTCGCGCCTTGGGCTATCGGTGGTAACCGTTGTATTTAAGGATGGGGTTGATCTTTACTGGGCACGCCAGCAGCTCAACGAAAAGCTGAAGGAGGCCGAGGAATCGATTCCTCCCGGACTAGCCAAGATCGAGCTGGCGCCCATTTCGTCGGGGCTTGGCGAGATATACCAGTACCGCTTGGCCGTCGACAAGGGGCTGGAGAACAAGTACACGCCCATGGAGCTGCGCACGCTTCAGGATTGGGTGGTTCGGCGCGAGATGCTGGGGACTCCCGGCGTTGCCGACATCAACAGCTACGGTGGTTTTGTAAAGGAGTACGAGGTGGCCATCAGCCCTGACAGGCTTAGGGCGATGAACCTTACCCTTTCCGACATCTTCGAGGCGCTGGAGCGCAACAACGAGAATACTGGGAGCGCCTACATCGATAAAAAGCCAACTTCCTACTTCATCCGAGGGATTGGCTTGGTAAAATCGCTGGAGGACATCGGGAGTATTGTTGTAAAGAGCAGCTCTTCTGGCATTCCTGTCCTCATCCGCGACGTTGCCACCGTACAGTACGGCAGTTCCACGCGCTACGGAGCGCTGGTGGTTGATACCTCCGAGGCCGTTGGCGGCGTGGTGATGATGCTCAAGGGAGCAAACGCCCATCAGGTTGTCGAAAACGTAGAGACTCGTATTAAGTCTATCCAAAAATCGCTTCCCAAAGGGGTACACATTGAACCATTCCTAAACCGCTCCGATTTAGTAGGGCGCGCCATTGGTACCGTTTCGAAAAATCTTATTGAGGGAGCCCTAATTGTCATATTTATACTGGTACTCCTGCTTGGCAACCTGAGAGCGGGGCTTATTGTAGCGTCAGTGATTCCGCTTTCGATGCTCTTTGCCCTTTCGCTGATGAATCTGTTTGGGGTATCGGGCAACCTGATGAGCTTAGGGGCAATCGACTTCGGATTGATTGTGGATGGCGCGGTGATTATCGTTGAAAGCGTTGTACATCGCATATTCATGAGCCGACATCATCACCCGGGAGTCGAACGCCTCACCCAGCAGCAGATGGACGAGAACGTTTTCGAGTCAGCCAAACGAATGATGAGCTCTGCTACCTTCGGTCAGGTGATCATTCTTATCGTTTACCTGCCTATTATGGCGTTGGTGGGCATCGAAGGAAAGATGTTCCGCCCCATGGCGCAGGTTGTTACCTTTGCTTTGGTGGGCGCCGCCATCCTTTCGCTCACCTATGTGCCGATGATTTCGGCGTTGTTCCTCAGCAAGCGAACCGAGCACAAGCGCAGCTTCTCCGATAAGCTAATGGATAAGCTTCACAAAGGATTCACGCCGCTTATCGACTTTGCCTTAAGGCGCAAGCGCTTGGTGGTATACTCCGCCATCGGCCTATTCCTCGTTAGCGTGCTGCTGTTCTCCCGCCTTGGGGGCGAGTTCATTCCTCAGCTCGAAGAGGGCGACATTGCTGCAGGCGTTATCACGCTGCAAGGCGGTTCGCTCTCCAACACCATCGACCAGGTAAAGGCTGCCAACAAGATTTTGCTGGAAAACTTCCCCGAGATAAAGCATACGGTCTGCAAAATTGGGTCGAGCGAGATCCCTACCGACCCAACGCCTATGGAAACGGGCGACTACGTCATTACCATGAAGGATAAGAGCGAGTGGACAAGCGCCAAGACGCGCGAGGAGCTCGCCGAGAAGATGGAGGATAAGCTCTCCGTTCTTGCAGGGGTGAAGTTCGAGTTCCAGCAACCAATTCAGATGCGCTTCAACGAGCTGCTCTCAGGTGCAAAGCAGGATATCGCCATCAAAATATTTGGGGATGATCTTGATGTTCTCTCGGATAAGGCCGACGAGGTCGAAAAGATCATTCGTAAAATTGATGGCGTCGAAGATATCAACGTGGAGAAGGTAACCGGACTGGAGCAGGTTCAGGTGGAGTACAACCGCGACCGTCTGGCCCAGTACGGGCTCTCGGTTAGCGACGTAAATCGCACCCTACAGGCCGCATTTGCCGGTAGTCAGGCCGGAGTGGTGTTCGACCAGGAGAAGCGGTTTGGCTTGGTGGTGCGCTTGGATAAGGATTACCGCCATAGCCTCGACGATGTAAAGAACCTCTCGGTAGCGTTGCCCAATGGGGGGCAAATTCCCTTCGATCAGATTGCCACCGTGCAGATCAAGTCGGGGCCTGCACAGGTATCGCGCGAGGATACCAAACGACGCATCACCATCGGCTTCAACGTGCGCAACCGCGACGTGCAAAGCGTAATTGCCGAAGTGACCAGCAAGATAGATAAGCGGATAACGCTGCCAACGGGGTACTACGTAACCTACGGCGGGCAGTTCCAGAACCTCGAGGCGGCAAAGGCAAGGCTCTCGGTAGCCGTACCGGTTGCCCTGCTGCTGATATTCGTTCTGCTCTTCTTTACCTTCCACTCCGTGAAGCAGAGCTTGCTCATCTTCTCGGCAGTTCCGATGTCGGCTATTGGCGGAGTGTTCGCCCTCTGGCTGCGCGGCATGAACTTCTCGATCTCGGCAGGGGTTGGTTTTATCGCCCTGTTCGGTGTTGCGGTGCTAAACGGCATCGTGCTCATCGCCGAGTTCAACCGCTTGGAGAAAGAGGGGATTACCGATATCGTCGAAAGAATACGGAAAGGGCTACATACCCGTCTGCGCCCGGTAATCATGACGGCTGCCGTGGCATCGTTAGGCTTCCTTCCAATGGCGCTATCAACATCGGCAGGAGCGGAGGTGCAAAAACCGTTAGCTACGGTGGTAATTGGCGGGCTTATTTCTGCCACGTTCCTTACGCTGGTTATCCTACCGATCTTCTACATCATCTTCTCGACCCACAGCTTCCGAAAGCTGTTTAGCCGCAAGGGCACAAAGGTTTTGTCGATGCTGTTGCTGATGGTTGCAGGTGCTACCTTCTCTAATATGCTGATGGCGCAGCAACGCCCGCTATCGGTCGACGTAAAGAAGGCTGTTCAAATTGCGTTGGATAGCAATCTTGCCGTTAAGGCCTCTTCCTATTCGGTAGATGCGCAACGGGCGCTGGTTGGTGCATCGTGGGATATCCCCAAGACGCAGCTACTGGGGGAAACGGGACAGCTTAGCTCGCATAGCAGGGATAACAGGCTTACCGTGTCGCAAACATTTGCCTTCCCTACGGTGTATGTTAACCAGAACAAGCTAGCAAGGGCCAACGTAACCAGTAGCGAATGGCAGCTAAAGGCTGCACAGCTCGATGTTGCCTCTCAGGTAAAGCAGGTGTACTACCAGCTGGCGTATCTCTACGCCAAGCAGCGATTACTCGCCTATCAGGATAGCCTTTTCGCAGGCTTCCAACGGGCAGCCGAGCGTCGGGCAAATGTTGGCGAGACCAATCGCCTCGAAATGGTTACCGCCCGTTCGCAAAGCTTGGAGATGAAGAACCAGCTGAGGCAGGTAAAGGCCGATTTGGTCATCTACAAGCGGAATCTGCAGAATCTGCTGAACCTAGATGTAGAGGTAAATCCAACCGATACCGTACTGGTTCGTCTTCCCTTTACGCCTGTTCGCGATAGCGCGGTGCTTGGCGCAAATCCAACCCTAGGCTTGGCGGCACAGGAGGTAGAGATCTCGAAGTATGAGCGAAAGGTTGAGCTTAGCCGCATGATGCCCGACTTCAGCATCGGCGTATCCAGCCAAACCATCGTCGGGGTACAGGATGTTAACGGTGCTCCTCGAACATTTGGCACAGGCGATCGCTTTACGGCCATTCAGGCAGGCATTTCTATTCCACTTTGGAGCACACCGTACACCTCTCGGAGCAAAGCGGCCAAGCTTAAGGAGCGAGTTGCCCAGGCTAATGCCGAATACTACTCCAAGTCGTTGGCTGGTACCTACACTTCCTTGCTCGATGAGTACGCAAAGCTTAGCGGTACGCTCGATTACTACGAGAAGCAGGCGTTACCCGAAGCCGACAACATCATCGATCAGGCATCGCGAAGCTATAAGGGCGGCGCATTGGATTACTTGGAGTACATCCTTTCCCTGAATCGGGCAATGAGCGTGAAGCAGGGCTACTTGGATGCGCTTAACAGCTACAACCAGGCCATAATCTCTATCGACTCAATAACAGGTAAAATCTTTTAA
- a CDS encoding homoserine dehydrogenase, with protein MKTNLNIGLFGFGVVGEGLYHVLKNSRTVDATIKKVCIKHLDKKRNVSENFYTTDANEIINDESINLVVELIDNADEAYHIVKASLLKGKSVVSGNKKMLAEHLEELIEIQKKHNVSLLYDASACGSIPVIRNLEEYYDNDLLKSITGILNGSSNFILTKIFNENGDYDSALKLAQELGFAESNPAFDVEGYDSMFKLIIITLHAFGTLVKPKDIFNCGIPNLAPCDIQYAKEKGLKIKLVAQVTKLDNGNFTMFVMPKLVSPEEYIYSVENEYNGVIIEGEYYEKQFMFGKGAGAFPTASSVLSDITARAHSYKYEYKKHTLFTPPTYTTDTEVKIYLRYRDSLAFSHFEFEDITEKYSSKEYSYVIGTIKISSLQKVKYLLPKLDVFIAAV; from the coding sequence ATGAAGACAAACCTGAATATTGGTCTTTTTGGATTTGGGGTGGTAGGCGAAGGGCTTTACCACGTGCTAAAAAACAGCCGCACGGTAGATGCTACTATAAAAAAGGTGTGCATTAAGCACCTCGATAAGAAGCGAAACGTATCGGAAAACTTCTACACCACTGATGCCAACGAAATTATCAATGATGAGTCCATCAACCTGGTTGTAGAGCTTATCGACAATGCCGATGAGGCATACCATATCGTAAAGGCTTCGTTGCTTAAGGGCAAGAGCGTGGTGTCGGGCAACAAGAAGATGCTTGCCGAGCACCTTGAGGAACTGATCGAAATACAGAAGAAGCACAACGTGTCGTTGCTCTACGACGCCAGCGCCTGCGGTAGCATCCCCGTTATCCGTAACCTCGAGGAGTACTACGATAACGACCTGCTGAAGTCTATCACCGGTATTCTTAACGGCTCTTCGAACTTCATCCTTACCAAAATCTTCAACGAGAATGGCGACTACGATAGCGCCCTTAAGTTGGCTCAAGAACTAGGCTTTGCCGAGAGCAACCCTGCCTTCGATGTAGAGGGCTACGATTCGATGTTTAAGCTTATCATCATCACCCTGCATGCCTTTGGTACGCTGGTTAAGCCCAAGGATATCTTCAACTGCGGCATTCCAAATCTTGCACCTTGCGACATTCAGTATGCCAAGGAGAAGGGGCTTAAGATTAAGCTGGTGGCGCAGGTTACCAAACTCGACAATGGTAACTTCACCATGTTTGTAATGCCAAAACTGGTTTCTCCCGAAGAGTATATCTATTCGGTGGAGAACGAGTACAACGGCGTGATCATCGAGGGCGAGTACTACGAGAAGCAGTTTATGTTTGGCAAGGGGGCTGGGGCATTCCCAACTGCTTCGTCGGTTCTTTCGGATATTACCGCCCGCGCGCACAGCTACAAGTACGAGTACAAGAAGCACACGCTCTTTACTCCGCCAACCTACACCACCGATACCGAGGTAAAGATCTACCTACGCTACCGCGACAGCCTTGCGTTTAGCCACTTCGAGTTCGAGGATATCACCGAAAAGTACTCGTCGAAGGAATACAGCTACGTTATCGGAACCATTAAGATCTCATCGTTGCAAAAGGTGAAGTACTTGCTGCCTAAGCTCGATGTGTTTATTGCTGCCGTATAA
- a CDS encoding DUF6660 family protein, with protein sequence MLRLLAFILSLYVLVLISIPCVECHDECALAKTEMAHAAGGSHHHEADHCSPFCTCSCCSIPVVYLAKAIQLSCYVVHLQSYKEYRTSKVSAPTFSIWQPPQLA encoded by the coding sequence ATGCTTCGACTGCTAGCCTTCATACTATCCTTATACGTTTTGGTGCTTATCTCTATTCCTTGTGTTGAGTGCCACGACGAGTGTGCGCTAGCAAAAACCGAAATGGCTCATGCAGCCGGCGGTAGTCACCACCACGAGGCCGATCATTGCTCGCCCTTTTGCACCTGCAGCTGTTGCTCGATACCTGTCGTTTACCTCGCTAAGGCTATTCAGCTTAGCTGCTACGTTGTGCATCTCCAATCGTACAAGGAGTATCGAACAAGCAAGGTTAGCGCTCCCACCTTTTCTATCTGGCAGCCCCCTCAGCTGGCTTAA
- the metX gene encoding homoserine O-acetyltransferase yields the protein MNKHQYCLGRTFPLECGEVLPELNIAYHTSGTLNPAKDNVLWVCHALTANSDVEDWWDVLVGAGKYYDTSRYFVVCANMIGSCYGTTGPLSTNPETGKPYFRSFPQITVRDLAIAHELLRKHLGIDRVHTLIGGSIGAFQALEWAIINPNVCEHLIIVASNARVTPWATALNESQRMAIRADKTFFEDRPDGGLDGLKAARTVALVSYRSYEGYNKTQFEEDGDSLENTRAASYQQYQGQKLANRFDAYSYYTLTRIIDSHNVGRNRGGVAAALSKIKAKTLLVGIDTDFLFPIEEQRALKALIANAQFASISSNFGHDGFLLEWRQLSRVIEDFYASDCGEEELECCVLQYDTW from the coding sequence ATGAATAAACATCAGTACTGTTTAGGACGTACCTTCCCGCTGGAGTGCGGGGAGGTGCTCCCTGAATTGAACATTGCTTATCATACTTCAGGAACGCTTAATCCTGCGAAGGATAACGTTCTTTGGGTTTGCCACGCCCTTACCGCCAACTCCGATGTGGAGGATTGGTGGGATGTGCTGGTTGGTGCGGGTAAGTATTACGATACTTCTCGCTACTTTGTGGTGTGCGCCAACATGATTGGCTCGTGCTATGGCACCACCGGTCCGCTTTCAACCAATCCCGAAACTGGCAAGCCTTACTTTAGATCTTTCCCTCAAATCACCGTTCGTGACCTTGCCATTGCGCACGAGCTGCTTCGTAAGCATTTGGGAATAGATCGGGTTCATACGCTTATTGGTGGTTCGATTGGAGCTTTTCAGGCGTTGGAGTGGGCTATCATCAATCCCAATGTTTGCGAACATCTTATTATAGTAGCCAGCAATGCACGGGTTACCCCTTGGGCTACGGCGCTAAACGAGAGCCAGCGCATGGCTATTCGTGCTGATAAGACTTTTTTTGAGGATAGGCCCGATGGTGGCTTGGATGGGCTTAAGGCAGCTCGTACCGTTGCGCTGGTTAGCTACCGCAGCTACGAGGGGTATAACAAAACCCAGTTCGAGGAGGATGGCGATAGCCTAGAGAATACGCGTGCTGCATCGTACCAGCAATACCAGGGGCAAAAGCTGGCTAACCGCTTCGATGCCTACTCGTATTACACGCTTACCCGCATTATAGACTCGCACAATGTGGGGCGCAATAGGGGTGGAGTGGCTGCTGCGCTTTCGAAAATTAAGGCAAAGACGCTGCTGGTTGGTATCGACACCGATTTCCTTTTCCCAATAGAGGAGCAGCGCGCGCTGAAGGCGCTTATCGCTAATGCACAGTTTGCCTCAATCAGCTCCAACTTCGGGCACGATGGATTTCTTTTGGAGTGGCGGCAGCTGAGCCGGGTAATTGAGGACTTCTACGCCTCCGATTGCGGCGAGGAGGAGTTGGAATGCTGCGTTCTTCAGTACGATACGTGGTAG